CAGTCCTACATCTTGTACAGTATGTACAGCTTTTTCCTCGAGTTTGTTTGCTGGAAATAGTCTGGTGGTTATTGCCTAAGGGATATTACATGAGCTGCCACATCACCAGCTCAAGAGTGGCCTATTTGTTCAGAATCATATTTTATGTACCTTGAACATGTGCTAGTTTCATAACCACCGCATATTACTTGAGGTTGTTGTCAACATGTTCCTGTTACCTAACCTTTGCATGAACATACAATATAAACAATACAGAATGTTATTAAGCTTGTACTATGCTATCTAAGACTGGACGATTAAAAGTTGTTTATATTACAAATAACATCTTTGTGTTTAACATCTATCATAAGCTTTAACTTTGTTGTCTTTTGCGAATCAATATGTTAAGCTTTATTATTTATGAATacacacatatactgtatattaagaTCAATCTATTCTGAGGAACGTTTATCTTTCGGCCATGATCTTGGACTTTGTCTGGGCTTGTCTTGTTGCAACAGCTGAACGGGAGAAACCCGATGACTTGGCAGAAACATGTGATCCAGTAACTCAAGAGTGTTTGCATGTTTTGTAACCGCTTGTGATTATTATCAGAGTCAAGAAAGTTCCACAGTAAGTGCAACTTAACTTCACTGCTTAAATGAGTTACATTTGAATTATAGTTATGAGTTATAAGAGGTGCTTTATGATGACTTTAACTAAAGAAGAAAAGTAGGTTATGTAACATGTTTAagttaactactgacctgaaaAAACTTAGTCTTACTTTCAAAGCATATTGTTACAACAGAGGTGTTTTGTGCTCTTAGGATATAAATAGTCATTTTCAATGGAGCGTGATGATCTTGTGAAACACACCGGGGGTTGTCACTGTGGGGCGGTGCGCTTTGAGGTGTACAATGCCCCAGATTTACATGTGTTCAATTGCAAGTAAGGACCATCAACACATCATCAGCACTTTAGCACCTTTCACAATTTCCTGTATGTCTGAAGGGATTGAACacactcactgtaaaaaaattccattgaaattgcagctgggttgccggtagtctcgcgtagccagaccttcataCTGAAGGtcaacagtttgtgggcgtggcgtctgaggctgagactaggttgccggtaatttaccgtagatttaaatttatgttatttactggcaacattttgttcaaagttaaatgaacatttacaagtctttgtctttacagagtaaaactaaaaaaaaacagcatcaagcaaaacattctgggaaacaaaatctgaagcaaaaaacagaaaaaggttgatgatgatttctggttcccagaatgctttgcatgaggctgttattgtatagttttattctttaaagataaagacttgttaatatttaatatttatttaactttgaacaaactcttgccagtaaataacataaatgttactctactgtaaattaccggcaacccagctgcaataacattgtaatttctactgaatttttttacagtgcacttcTGTAGTAAAAACGTCTATTCACGTGGATTTCAAAGACTATGAATATGAAGGTGTGATTTTCTAAACTTTCTTCTTGACTTTCTTTAGTGTTTTCACTGATGGTTTTTATCTTGTGTCTCAGTTGCAGCATTTGTACGAAGAAACAAAATCGTCACTTCATTGTGCCAAAATCCTATTTTACCTTGCTGCAGGTATGTAATTTCTACATTGCCTGGTTTGGCTCTAAATCCTGTTATAGTTGTAAAAACTTTAGATAAAGCAATAAAAAGAACTATTATAtgtacacacgcacgcacgcacgcacgcacgcacacacgcacgcacacacacgcacacgcgcgcacacgcgcacacgcacacacacacacacttaactaaaggattattaggaacaccatactaatactgtgtttgaccccctttcgctttcagaactgccttaattctatgtggcattgattcaacaaggtgctgaaagcattctttagaaatgttggcccatatagCATCTttcagttgatggagatttgtgggatgcacatccagggcacgaagctcccgttccaccacatcccaaagatgctctattgggttgagatctggtgactgtggaggccattttagtacagtgaactcattgtcatgttcaagaaaccaatttaaaatgattcgaactttgtgacatgatgcattatcctgctggaagtagccatcagaggatgggtacaaggtggtcataaagggatggacatggtcagaaacaatgctcaggtaggccgtggcatttaaacaatgcctaatTGGCAcgaaggggcctaaagtgtgccaagaaaacatcccccacaccattacaccattgcattaatgagaaattgaacaggtgctcctaataatcctttaggtaagtgcTCCCTATGTGCATCAATGAGCCTTGACCCTGTCGCCGGTTCACAACTTTCCCTTCCTTGAACCACTATGTTTTAATTGAtaaatttgatttatttgaCCCCTTTTGATACTGACCACTGCAGAGTGGGAGCACCCCTCAGGAGCTGCAGTTTTGGAGAGTTCTGACCCAATCGTCTAGCCATCACAATTTGGCCCTTGTAAAAGTCGCTTGCCCATTTTTCCTGTTATTAACGGTACATTCATACGGGACGAAAGctttaacgcttgacggaaggcaaGCGTGGCCAAAGGCCAATCCCAGTGGTTGCAACAATGCTCCGGTCTACAATAAACATAATTgcctggctctgcctaggtcatttgcataaggcgatctgattggctgacgcacgcgttgccgcttaaaaagttgagaaatgtgcGAGCAACGGCAGTGGCCCtctcccaaatggcacactccggacttgtggtcctcctcagagtccacactttgatgccATCAtctagtgcagactttagggacccttgatgcgagtctaCAAGGGTGCATTGTCGTGTTGTATTTTGGGATAGACTCAAACGTCACACctgaaataggtagagaagttgtcCGTCAGTGTGAACTTCTCCCTTCTgttgtctgattggtctgattgctttttcgcaaggacttctgggttggtaaagtgcgcaaagcctgcatcaagggggcaaaggaggcgctgatgagcacacttcaaagcgtaaaaatgacagatgggacaccctacagactcgtaaactaagcgagcatgcgcaatttaaggccacgagaccgaaagtccacataaagtgcgccatttgggacagggccagtGACGCAGGgcagacggatccacaattcagttcggcaacgcatgacatcACTCATtcaaagtgaatgggaagcgttacgccccgtgtgaacgTACCATAACACATCAACTACACTTGTCCTCAAAATTAAGCAGGTGGGCAAAATGTTATGGCTGATCAGTTTGTGTATAAAGGTTATCCACATCACCAcgttgggtgtgcattatttttgaataattcaacggcccgtctgCAATTATTCATTACATATATTATACCAGACTGATCACGCAAAGTcttgttatagtcacgaaaactttaatttatttgtgtccatggtacgaaattcagcttttattcatgccttgagcacgaatgtctttatCGCATCactctataaatagtttttcgtgtccatggcacgactttctttttcgtggcaatttatgtattgttttctcagtgtttttttccctattttcttaccattgtcgcgtGGAGTTGGAATCACTTTCTgctacatttttagacatccaaaCCCAAACTCTAACCCGATTAATGCTGaattcgtgccatggacacaaataaattaatcaaaattatcGTGACTATagcacgacttgccgtgagatcatgttgattaTAGGAATGTAGGTTTTATATCAAGGCCTAAATCATACAGTGATAAGATAATTACTGTCTTGTGTTACAGGGCTCAGACAACCTAACCACGTACACATATAACACGCACACCGCAAAGCACACATTCTGCAAAACATGCGGTGTCCAAAGTTTCTATACTCCACGATCTAACCCTGATGGATTTGGTGTTGAACGGAAAGTGATAGCTTGCTTTTATGCTAAATTTGGAAGCATTTCCTTGTTGAATAATAAAGGTCTAACACGTTTGCTTTATTTGATCAAATGTGTCTCTATTCTCTGTGTTTTGTGATACAGGCGTTGCGCCCCATTGTTTGGACCCTGGAACGGTGAGAAGTATAACAGTGGAGGATTTCTGTGGAGAGAACTGGGAGGAAAGTATGAAGAAGCATCTGACTATTAAAAGCATGTCAAAACCAACAAAGGATGTATAAATCAATGTCTCTGATGAGCACTTGAAATCCACTATTCATTCTCAGAGAACTTAAACTGTGATCAAATAAAACATGAGAACCTATCACACAACATTCACGGTCACCTGTGTTTCTTACAATGGGTGTGTAAAACTGAATTATAATTccacatttattatttatttattttgaacacAATATTTGTTACACGTTTCTGGTTTGTTTATGCATAAACATTTAGATTAACAGACTCAAATTCATGTGGTCAGGTTTGAAACCATACTGAGTTTTGGTACAGTGCTTTAACAATGTCTAtattaataaatccaacaacaAGACTAATGTAAACAATATATACACAGTAGACTTTGGTCTTCCACCTCTTTATACTCCAAGGCACAAGTGTACACAGGTTTAGCCATGTTTAAGATTTAGTTACCCTGTTACTGGGATAAGTGTTAAATTTCAGCCACCAGTTTTTCATCGAAAACCTTTTTTTATATGTTGTCATTATACAATAAATTGTATtgctttttgttttacattttgaaacTAAAACTTCAAAATGACAGTGCCCGAGTTTAGTCCCACGTGAGCAGGaacagtgcaaaaaaaaagagaagaaTTTAGGCTAATACATTTTAACATTCTTTGTTTCCACAGTGACAGACTGGAACGTGTTTATAAACATGTAGCGTGAAAACAGTATGTACAGCCGGCGAAACCACAGCAGCTGAGAGTGATGACGCAGCATGGCTTTCTGATGaaagaataaaaacaaagacagaACTTGAATTTTTAGGTGACTGCTGTGAGTAGTTGATCATATTCGGCTCGTTTGTTTTGTAAACATACAAATAGCTGACCTTATGATAAATATGACTAaggattaaaaacacacaatagAGGTCAACTTGCCAGCATGTCATTTTTGTCCATGTGCCACACTGGCAGAGCCAGTTCAGGCTTTGGTTGGTTGGAATGACTGTGTCATTTACAGGCCTTTCAGCAGGATTAGTTAATGTTTACAAGGCGTTGTGTTTATTAAGGGTTCAAAGTACTAATGCGTTGGCTGAAAGCACAGCCTTTTTTTTGTGTGACTAGACTTTCTAAGAAACAATGCACTTTGTTTGAAATGTTCTGTAGTCAAAGTTTGCCAAGCTGAAGTCTTTGGTCTGGGCCTAACTAGTTTGCATGTTttccctgtgtcagcgtgggtttactctggtttcctcccacaggccaaaagcATGCAGGGTTAGGTCAGGGTGAATTGGAAAACATGTCCATTCCCCAATGTGTACATTAAATAACTTTGAGTTTGAGTAACTTGTTGAgtaaccagttctcgccatgaaaaCAGCcataaatgttaaaatggcgTAAGGcgtgtataaataaataaataaagcataacTGATTATTTCCCTTTAATTTATCTGATTATTCCTAATTAGAGCTTAAGTTCTTTGGTAAAGCACCTGATTCATTTACACACCTTGGCACGTTTATACTCCTCCCAACCAATGATGCAGCAGAAATCAGAGGGGAGGAGCCAGCTGACTGGCAGCTCGAGGACTGACATGTACTTTCTGAAGATGCTGACGGTGTGAAGAGAAAAGACTTGACAACCTGTGGGGTCAGACAGATGAAATAAGTCAATGTAGGgaaattattttcttaaaataagcTGTAGTTTGTGTGCAATTAAATatgattaattattatttataaacatatttaaaaaatattaaatattaatatatttaaagtatatatatatatatatatatatatatatatatatata
The sequence above is drawn from the Misgurnus anguillicaudatus chromosome 22, ASM2758022v2, whole genome shotgun sequence genome and encodes:
- the cenpv gene encoding centromere protein V isoform X2, with protein sequence MERDDLVKHTGGCHCGAVRFEVYNAPDLHVFNCNCSICTKKQNRHFIVPKSYFTLLQGSDNLTTYTYNTHTAKHTFCKTCGVQSFYTPRSNPDGFGVAPHCLDPGTVRSITVEDFCGENWEESMKKHLTIKSMSKPTKDV
- the cenpv gene encoding centromere protein V isoform X1; the protein is MILDFVWACLVATAEREKPDDLAETCDPSFSMERDDLVKHTGGCHCGAVRFEVYNAPDLHVFNCNCSICTKKQNRHFIVPKSYFTLLQGSDNLTTYTYNTHTAKHTFCKTCGVQSFYTPRSNPDGFGVAPHCLDPGTVRSITVEDFCGENWEESMKKHLTIKSMSKPTKDV